The following proteins are co-located in the Schistocerca nitens isolate TAMUIC-IGC-003100 chromosome 2, iqSchNite1.1, whole genome shotgun sequence genome:
- the LOC126235322 gene encoding RUN domain-containing protein 1-like translates to MEVAVWKILETLSASDGDEDWSCIRRLVRKDLADNLRDLLEHGFKAKRRSFCRFFLRQLGSCDVVDEGHAWDLLLAYYRASRGHHFSASPRRSLSRSYGLCIRSEAPSGKERLLAVVEELEATRKTCGRDADSVFRAFVCAALNTRRLAAWLRRVVRCRALVQTLYEPWAYVARTRAKDALDSLARLQARTFRLPLDPALRSLHAQWLSLPPAPCPPSPEAADVDSAK, encoded by the coding sequence ATGGAAGTGGCGGTATGGAAAATCTTAGAGACTCTGTCAGCTAGCGACGGAGATGAAGACTGGTCATGTATTCGGCGTCTGGTGCGAAAGGACCTAGCCGACAATCTGCGGGACCTGCTCGAGCACGGCTTCAAAGCTAAGAGGCGCAGTTTCTGCCGCTTCTTCTTGCGGCAGCTGGGATCTTGTGACGTGGTGGACGAAGGCCACGCCTGGGACCTTTTGCTAGCGTACTACCGAGCCAGCAGGGGACACCACTTCAGTGCCTCCCCCAGGAGGAGTCTTTCGCGCAGCTACGGGCTCTGCATCAGGTCCGAAGCGCCGTCGGGCAAGGAGAGGTTGCTGGCGGTCGTCGAGGAGCTAGAGGCGACGAGAAAGACGTGTGGCCGCGACGCGGACTCGGTCTTCCGAGCTTTCGTGTGCGCGGCGCTCAACACGCGGCGCCTAGCGGCGTGGCTACGGCGGGTCGTGCGCTGCAGGGCGCTGGTGCAGACGTTGTACGAGCCGTGGGCGTACGTGGCCCGCACGCGAGCGAAGGACGCGCTGGATTCGCTGGCTCGTCTGCAGGCCCGGACCTTCCGCCTGCCCTTGGACCCCGCCCTGCGCAGTCTGCATGCGCAGTGGCTGTCGCTGCCACCAGCACCGTGTCCACCATCTCCAGAAGCTGCTGACGTTGACTCGGCAAAATAA